From Primulina tabacum isolate GXHZ01 chromosome 2, ASM2559414v2, whole genome shotgun sequence, one genomic window encodes:
- the LOC142524610 gene encoding transcription factor TGA9, producing the protein MESGSGSPSPRAGVSHSKSAAKQTTEKTLRRLAQNREAARKSRLRKKAYVQQLESSRMRLTQLEQDLLRARSQGLFLGGGVTTGNISSAGAIFDMEYSRWLDDDLSHMSELKAAVQSHLSEGDLRVIVDGYIAHYDEIFRLKGVAAKSDVFHLITGMWATPVERFYHWMGGFRPSDLIKMLIPQLDPLTEQQLVGICGLQQSSQQAEDALTQGLDQLHQSLLQTIASSSLNDSMHHMVIALGKITNLEGFVRQADNLRQQTLHRLCRILTVRQAARCFLVIGEYYGRLRALSSLWASRPRETLVTDDSSCQMTMDLQSSHNQFSNF; encoded by the exons ATGGAAAGTGGAAGTGGTAGTCCAAGTCCAAGAGCAGGAGTTTCACACTCCAAATCAGCTGCCAAACAAACTACAGAAAAG ACACTGAGACGTTTAGCTCAAAATAGGGAGGCAGCAAGGAAAAGCAGGCTTAGGAAAAAG GCCTATGTTCAACAGCTAGAATCAAGCAGGATGAGGCTCACTCAACTTGAGCAAGACCTTCTGAGGGCAAGGTCTCAG GGACTTTTCTTAGGTGGTGGGGTTACCACTGGGAATATCAGCTCTG CTGGTGCAATATTTGATATGGAATATTCAAGATGGTTAGATGATGATCTAAGCCATATGTCTGAACTTAAAGCTGCAGTTCAATCACATTTATCTGAAGGGGACCTAAGGGTAATAGTTGATGGATACATTGCGCATTACGATGAAATTTTTCGACTGAAAGGAGTGGCAGCCAAATCTGATGTTTTCCACCTCATCACCGGGATGTGGGCTACTCCGGTCGAGAGGTTTTATCATTGGATGGGCGGTTTCCGGCCTTCTGATCTCATCAAG ATGTTAATACCGCAATTAGACCCTCTAACGGAGCAACAATTAGTAGGGATATGTGGTCTCCAACAGTCCTCACAGCAGGCAGAGGATGCTCTTACTCAAGGGCTTGACCAACTACACCAATCATTACTGCAAACCATTGCCAGTTCTTCTCTAAATGATAGCATGCATCACATGGTTATAGCATTGGGCAAAATCACCAACCTCGAAGGTTTTGTTCGTCAG GCTGACAATCTAAGACAACAGACTCTTCATCGGCTATGTCGGATATTAACCGTTCGACAAGCAGCGCGATGCTTCTTGGTGATCGGGGAGTACTATGGTCGATTGCGAGCTCTCAGTTCTTTATGGGCATCTCGACCTAGAGA GACTTTGGTCACGGATGATAGTTCTTGCCAAATGACCATGGATTTACAATCTTCACATAACCAATTCTCAAATTTCTGA
- the LOC142524627 gene encoding LOW QUALITY PROTEIN: uncharacterized protein LOC142524627 (The sequence of the model RefSeq protein was modified relative to this genomic sequence to represent the inferred CDS: deleted 1 base in 1 codon): MVFRKLFNLMMGCLGLSKRPTRPDLPVVTVDSSGLDLQMVNSPRIRLSDGRILAYRERGVPKNKSTFRIVVIHGFGSSKDMNFMASQELLDVLGIYLLLFDRAGYGESDPNPKRSLKSEASDIEELADKLQLGSKFYVLGVSLGCYAAWSCLKRIPNRLAGVALVVPHINYRWPSLPNDLTKDDYRKGLSKWAVFVASHSPGLLHWWLTQKLFPSATVLDRNPKFFSDKDLEVLKHTPGYQLLSRNKVRNRVVFDSVRRDFIVAFSKWEFDPMDIRDPYPQKESMVHIWQGREDKVVPYQLQRYVSKKLPWIRYHEVSDGGHLLVYDGAVCEAILRSLVFGEDPQLYRPQAED, translated from the exons ATGGTGTTTAGGAAATTGTTTAATTTGATGATGGGTTGTTTGGGGTTATCAAAGCGGCCGACACGGCCTGATCTTCCTGTGGTAACCGTCGATTCATCAGGACTTGATTTGCAGATGGTGAACTCACCTAGAATTAGGTTAAGTGATGGGAGAATCTTGGCTTATAGGGAAAGAGGAGTGCCCAAGAACAAGTCAACTTTCAGAATC GTTGTAATTCATGGTTTTGGGAGCTCCAAAGACATGAACTTCATGGCTTCCCAA GAACTTTTAGATGTGTTGGGCATATACCTTTTGCTATTTGATCGGGCCGGATATGGTGAAAGTGATCCAAACCCGAAAAGATCATTGAAGAGTGAAgcatctgacattgaggaaTTAGCTGATAAGCTACAATTGGGATCCAAATTCTATGTTCTTGGAGTCTCCCTTGGATGTTACGCTGCCTGGAGTTGCCTCAAACGAATACCGAACCG ATTAGCAGGTGTGGCACTTGTTGTTCCTCACATAAATTATAGATGGCCATCTCTTCCGAATGATCTTACAAAGGACGATTACCGTAAGGGCCTTTCGAAATGGGCTGTTTTTGTTGCGAGCCATTCTCCTGGATTATTGCATTGGTGGCTGACTCAGAAGCTGTTTCCATCCGCGACTGTCCTTGACCGAAACCCAAAATTTTTCAGCGATAAAGATTTAGAGGTGTTGAAGCACACACCGGGATACCAATTGCTTAGTAGG AACAAGGTGAGGAATCGAGTCGTGTTCGACTCCGTACGTCGTGACTTTATCGTTGCTTTCAGCAAGTGGGAGTTTGATCCAATGGACATACGCGATCCATACCCTCAAAAGGAAAGCATGGTTCACATCTGGCAGGGCCGTGAGGACAAGGTTGTACCATACCAGTTGCAAAGATACGTCTCCAAAAAGTTGCCATGGATTCGGTATCATGAAGTATCGGATGGAGGCCATTTGCTGGTGTATGATGGTGCAGTCTGTGAAGCCATTTTAAGGTCTCTAGTGTTTGGAGAAGATCCTCAGTTGTATAGACCTCAAGCGGAGGACTAA
- the LOC142524635 gene encoding uncharacterized protein LOC142524635 isoform X1, translating into MAGNQTKRISAASARAHTRKSNKGGRKAFKSYSNMIALIVAVVGCFIGYAYFSLRAPPPKICGSPGGPLVTSPRIKLSDGRHLAYKERGVSKKEAKYKIVVTHGFDDSKDFRLAISEELLKELQIYILSFDRAGYGESDPNPGRSVRSEAFDIQELVDGLQLGPKFYLLGMSIGAYPVYSCLKFIPHRLSGAALVVPFVNYWWRCFPAPLSKEVLGRMLVQDQWTFRIAHYAPSLVYWWMTQKWFPSMSIMEGKMDVFSRSDLEVIKQLSEDPMEGQEKVRQQGVYECLHRDMMVAFGKWDFDPTDITNPFPNKEGSIHIWQGYEDKMIPFTLNRYLSQKLPWIHYHEVPDAGHLMIYNSTHCESIIKALVST; encoded by the exons ATGGCTGGAAATCAGACCAAGAGAATATCAGCTGCATCAGCTAGGGCTCATACGAGGAAATCCAATAAAGGGGGAAGAAAAGCATTTAAGTCATATTCGA ATATGATTGCCCTAATAGTTGCAGTAGTGGGGTGTTTTATTGGATATGCTTATTTTTCACTAAGAGCTCCTCCTCCCAAAATATGCGGCTCACCTGGTGGTCCTTTGGTGACATCACCAAGGATCAAACTTAGTGATGGGAGGCATTTGGCGTATAAGGAGAGGGGTGTTTCAAAAAAAGAAGCCAAGTACAAGATTGTTGTTACTCATGGCTTTGATGACTCTAAAGACTTTCGTTTAGCCATATCTGAG GAACTCCTAAAAGAGCTCCAAATTTATATCCTATCATTTGATCGCGCGGGTTATGGAGAAAGTGACCCAAATCCTGGACGATCAGTACGAAGTGAAGCATTTGATATTCAAGAACTTGTTGATGGGTTGCAACTTGGGCCCAAATTTTACCTGCTTGGCATGTCCATTGGAGCGTATCCTGTTTATAGCTGCCTAAAATTCATCCCACATAG GTTGTCGGGAGCCGCACTTGTTGTGCCTTTTGTAAATTACTGGTGGCGCTGCTTTCCTGCCCCCTTATCAAAAGAAGTCTTAGGGAGGATGCTTGTACAAGATCAATGGACATTTCGAATTGCACATTATGCTCCATCATTGGTTTACTGGTGGATGACTCAAAAATGGTTCCCCTCGATGAGTATCATGGAAGGAAAGATGGACGTTTTCAGCCGCTCAGACCTAGAGGTTATAAAACAATTGTCCGAAGATCCAATGGAGGGTCAG GAGAAAGTACGGCAACAAGGTGTATACGAGTGTTTGCATCGAGACATGATGGTCGCGTTTGGGAAATGGGACTTTGATCCCACGGATATCACTAATCCTTTTCCAAATAAAGAGGGCTCTATTCATATTTGGCAAGGATATGAAGATAAGATGATTCCTTTCACCCTGAATAGATATTTATCCCAAAAACTTCCATGGATTCATTACCACGAAGTTCCGGATGCTGGCCATTTGATGATCTATAATTCAACGCACTGTGAATCCATCATTAAGGCACTTGTTTCGACATAA
- the LOC142524635 gene encoding uncharacterized protein LOC142524635 isoform X2, translating into MIALIVAVVGCFIGYAYFSLRAPPPKICGSPGGPLVTSPRIKLSDGRHLAYKERGVSKKEAKYKIVVTHGFDDSKDFRLAISEELLKELQIYILSFDRAGYGESDPNPGRSVRSEAFDIQELVDGLQLGPKFYLLGMSIGAYPVYSCLKFIPHRLSGAALVVPFVNYWWRCFPAPLSKEVLGRMLVQDQWTFRIAHYAPSLVYWWMTQKWFPSMSIMEGKMDVFSRSDLEVIKQLSEDPMEGQEKVRQQGVYECLHRDMMVAFGKWDFDPTDITNPFPNKEGSIHIWQGYEDKMIPFTLNRYLSQKLPWIHYHEVPDAGHLMIYNSTHCESIIKALVST; encoded by the exons ATGATTGCCCTAATAGTTGCAGTAGTGGGGTGTTTTATTGGATATGCTTATTTTTCACTAAGAGCTCCTCCTCCCAAAATATGCGGCTCACCTGGTGGTCCTTTGGTGACATCACCAAGGATCAAACTTAGTGATGGGAGGCATTTGGCGTATAAGGAGAGGGGTGTTTCAAAAAAAGAAGCCAAGTACAAGATTGTTGTTACTCATGGCTTTGATGACTCTAAAGACTTTCGTTTAGCCATATCTGAG GAACTCCTAAAAGAGCTCCAAATTTATATCCTATCATTTGATCGCGCGGGTTATGGAGAAAGTGACCCAAATCCTGGACGATCAGTACGAAGTGAAGCATTTGATATTCAAGAACTTGTTGATGGGTTGCAACTTGGGCCCAAATTTTACCTGCTTGGCATGTCCATTGGAGCGTATCCTGTTTATAGCTGCCTAAAATTCATCCCACATAG GTTGTCGGGAGCCGCACTTGTTGTGCCTTTTGTAAATTACTGGTGGCGCTGCTTTCCTGCCCCCTTATCAAAAGAAGTCTTAGGGAGGATGCTTGTACAAGATCAATGGACATTTCGAATTGCACATTATGCTCCATCATTGGTTTACTGGTGGATGACTCAAAAATGGTTCCCCTCGATGAGTATCATGGAAGGAAAGATGGACGTTTTCAGCCGCTCAGACCTAGAGGTTATAAAACAATTGTCCGAAGATCCAATGGAGGGTCAG GAGAAAGTACGGCAACAAGGTGTATACGAGTGTTTGCATCGAGACATGATGGTCGCGTTTGGGAAATGGGACTTTGATCCCACGGATATCACTAATCCTTTTCCAAATAAAGAGGGCTCTATTCATATTTGGCAAGGATATGAAGATAAGATGATTCCTTTCACCCTGAATAGATATTTATCCCAAAAACTTCCATGGATTCATTACCACGAAGTTCCGGATGCTGGCCATTTGATGATCTATAATTCAACGCACTGTGAATCCATCATTAAGGCACTTGTTTCGACATAA
- the LOC142537257 gene encoding CEN-like protein 2 — MEKMSSDPLVIGRVIGDVVDDFFPSVKMSVTFNSNKHVYNGYEHFPSTVSSKPRVQVHGGDMKSFFTLIMTDPDVPGPSDPYLREHLHWIVTDIPGTTDASFGKEAVSYEMPRPNIGIHRFIFLLFKQKKRQSVMKQHICRDGFNTRKFAEENELGLPVAAVFFNCQRETAARKR, encoded by the exons ATGGAAAAAATGTCATCAGATCCTCTGGTGATCGGCAGAGTGATCGGAGACGTCGTCGACGATTTCTTCCCCAGTGTGAAGATGTCGGTGACGTTCAACTCAAACAAGCATGTGTACAATGGGTATGAGCACTTCCCTTCCACGGTTAGTTCCAAACCTAGGGTACAAGTTCATGGAGGCGATATGAAATCATTCTTCACCCTG ATCATGACAGATCCTGATGTTCCAGGACCAAGTGATCCATATCTCAGAGAACATTTACACTG GATTGTCACAGACATCCCAGGAACCACGGATGCCTCGTTTG GGAAAGAAGCAGTAAGCTACGAAATGCCGAGACCGAACATAGGAATCCACAGGTTCATATTCCTGTTGTTCAAGCAAAAAAAGAGACAATCCGTGATGAAACAGCACATCTGTCGGGACGGATTCAATACGAGGAAGTTTGCAGAGGAGAATGAGTTGGGCCTTCCTGTTGCCGCTGTTTTCTTCAACTGCCAGCGGGAAACTGCTGCAAGAAAGCGTTAG